The Carassius carassius chromosome 16, fCarCar2.1, whole genome shotgun sequence genome window below encodes:
- the LOC132159177 gene encoding retrovirus-related Pol polyprotein from transposon 17.6 isoform X1, protein MLKSYVARDSTKPTILSVPLSKPCVTVVPNYVPVDGDLLLAEPQTPSVRLNNSAILGKIDSHLSYLPKNQCEDVVKLLQKYPTLFSDIPGRTTVLSHDIDVGNSVPIKQHPYRVNPAKREIMKTEVDYLLKNGLAVPSQSPWSSPCLLVPKPDSTFRFCTDYRKVNSISKPDSFPLPRMEDCVDKVGSSKFVTKLDLLKGYWQVPLTARACEISAFVTPDNFLQYNCMAFGMRNAPATFQRLMQKVLSGLCDCEAYLDDIVVYSGDWEGHIRSLERVFSRLSNAKLTLNLAKCEFAKAVVTYLGKKVGQGCVRPVTAKVAAVIEFPAPITKRQLRRFLGMAGYYRGFCKNFATVVSPLTDLLSSAKKFVWSPQCAIAFLAAKDLLCNAPVLSAPNFSLPFKLQVDASAVGAGAVLLQEDGAGVEHPVCYFSKKFSKCQRNYSTIEKEALPLVMALKHFEVYVGGSSMPLVVYTDHNPLVFLSRMCNLNQRLMRWSLCLQEYNVDIKHKKGSENVVADALSRACDADGD, encoded by the coding sequence ATGTTGAAGTCCTATGTTGCACGTGACTCAACTAAACCAACAATACTCTCTGTGCCACTGAGTAAACCTTGTGTTACTGTAGTTCCTAACTATGTTCCTGTTGATGGAGATTTGTTGCTGGCTGAACCTCAGACTCCTAGTGTGCGTCTGAATAATTCTGCCATTTTGGGTAAAATCGATTCACATTTGTCATACTTGCCAAAAAATCAGTGTGAAGATGTTGTAAAGTTGTTACAAAAATATCCCACACTCTTCTCTGATATTCCAGGAAGAACCACAGTCTTATCTCATGATATTGATGTAGGGAACTCCGTCCCTATCAAACAGCACCCATACAGAGTAAATCCTGCAAAACGAGAGATCATGAAGACTGAGGTGGACTACCTGCTTAAAAATGGGCTGGCTGTACCCAGCCAAAGTCCCTGGAGCTCTCCATGCTTGCTGGTCCCAAAGCCCGATTCTACCTTTCGCTTTTGTACGGACTATCGAAAGGTAAATAGCATCTCAAAGCCTGATTCTTTCCCCTTGCCCCGTATGGAAGATTGTGTGGATAAAGTGGGTTCTTCAAAGTTTGTCACAAAGCTAGACCTAttaaagggctattggcaggtcCCTTTAACTGCACGTGCATGTGAAATCTCTGCTTTTGTCACCCCTGATAACTTCCTCCAGTACAATTGTATGGCTTTTGGGATGCGAAATGCCCCAGCCACATTCCAGAGGCTCATGCAGAAAGTCTTGTCCGGGTTGTGCGACTGTGAGGCCTACCTGGATGACATTGTGGTCTATTCAGGTGATTGGGAAGGCCACATCCGTAGCTTGGAGAGAGTGTTTAGCAGGTTGAGTAATGCCAAGTTAACTCTGAATCTAGCAAAATGTGAGTTTGCTAAGGCTGTGGTAACTTACCTTGGAAAAAAAGTGGGTCAAGGTTGTGTAAGACCCGTAACTGCAAAGGTTGCTGCTGTTATTGAGTTTCCTGCTCCCATTACCAAGCGTCAATTACGCCGGTTTCTTGGAATGGCCGGATACTACCGTGGATTTTGTAAAAACTTTGCAACAGTGGTGTCTCCCTTGACTGACCTACTTAGCTCTGCGAAGAAGTTTGTTTGGAGTCCTCAGTGTGCAATTGCTTTTCTTGCTGCCAAAGATCTTCTTTGTAATGCTCCAGTTCTCTCTGCCCCTAATTTTTCTCTTCCATTTAAGCTTCAAGTGGATGCAAGTGCTGTTGGAGCGGGTGCTGTCCTTCTGCAGGAGGATGGTGCGGGAGTAGAACATCCAGTTTGCTACTTCTCTAAGAAGTTCTCTAAGTGTCAACGAAACTACAGTACCATCGAGAAGGAAGCTCTCCCCCTGGTGATGGCACTTAAACATTTTGAAGTTTACGTTGGTGGTAGTAGTATGCCTCTTGTTGTCTATACTGACCACAACCCTCTAGTTTTTCTCTCCCGCATGTGCAATCTAAATCAGCGTTTGATGCGCTGGTCACTTTGTCTGCAGGAATATAACGTGGACATCAAGCACAAGAAAGGTTCGGAGAATGTGGTGGCGGATGCACTCTCTAGGGCCTGTGATGCTGATGGTGACTGA
- the LOC132159177 gene encoding retrovirus-related Pol polyprotein from transposon 17.6 isoform X2: protein MLKSYVARDSTKPTILSVPLSKPCVTVVPNYVPVDGDLLLAEPQTPSVRLNNSAILGKIDSHLSYLPKNQCEDVVKLLQKYPTLFSDIPGRTTVLSHDIDVGNSVPIKQHPYRVNPAKREIMKTEVDYLLKNGLAVPSQSPWSSPCLLVPKPDSTFRFCTDYRKVNSISKPDSFPLPRMEDCVDKVGSSKFVTKLDLLKGYWQVPLTARACEISAFVTPDNFLQYNCMAFGMRNAPATFQRLMQKVLSGLCDCEAYLDDIVVYSGDWEGHIRSLERVFSRLSNAKLTLNLAKCEFAKAVVTYLGKKVGQGCVRPVTAKVAAVIEFPAPITKRQLRRFLGMAGYYRGFCKNFATVVSPLTDLLSSAKKFVWSPQCAIAFLAAKDLLCNAPVLSAPNFSLPFKLQVDASAVGAGAVLLQEDGAGVEHPVCYFSKKFSKCQRNYSTIEKEALPLEYNVDIKHKKGSENVVADALSRACDADGD, encoded by the exons ATGTTGAAGTCCTATGTTGCACGTGACTCAACTAAACCAACAATACTCTCTGTGCCACTGAGTAAACCTTGTGTTACTGTAGTTCCTAACTATGTTCCTGTTGATGGAGATTTGTTGCTGGCTGAACCTCAGACTCCTAGTGTGCGTCTGAATAATTCTGCCATTTTGGGTAAAATCGATTCACATTTGTCATACTTGCCAAAAAATCAGTGTGAAGATGTTGTAAAGTTGTTACAAAAATATCCCACACTCTTCTCTGATATTCCAGGAAGAACCACAGTCTTATCTCATGATATTGATGTAGGGAACTCCGTCCCTATCAAACAGCACCCATACAGAGTAAATCCTGCAAAACGAGAGATCATGAAGACTGAGGTGGACTACCTGCTTAAAAATGGGCTGGCTGTACCCAGCCAAAGTCCCTGGAGCTCTCCATGCTTGCTGGTCCCAAAGCCCGATTCTACCTTTCGCTTTTGTACGGACTATCGAAAGGTAAATAGCATCTCAAAGCCTGATTCTTTCCCCTTGCCCCGTATGGAAGATTGTGTGGATAAAGTGGGTTCTTCAAAGTTTGTCACAAAGCTAGACCTAttaaagggctattggcaggtcCCTTTAACTGCACGTGCATGTGAAATCTCTGCTTTTGTCACCCCTGATAACTTCCTCCAGTACAATTGTATGGCTTTTGGGATGCGAAATGCCCCAGCCACATTCCAGAGGCTCATGCAGAAAGTCTTGTCCGGGTTGTGCGACTGTGAGGCCTACCTGGATGACATTGTGGTCTATTCAGGTGATTGGGAAGGCCACATCCGTAGCTTGGAGAGAGTGTTTAGCAGGTTGAGTAATGCCAAGTTAACTCTGAATCTAGCAAAATGTGAGTTTGCTAAGGCTGTGGTAACTTACCTTGGAAAAAAAGTGGGTCAAGGTTGTGTAAGACCCGTAACTGCAAAGGTTGCTGCTGTTATTGAGTTTCCTGCTCCCATTACCAAGCGTCAATTACGCCGGTTTCTTGGAATGGCCGGATACTACCGTGGATTTTGTAAAAACTTTGCAACAGTGGTGTCTCCCTTGACTGACCTACTTAGCTCTGCGAAGAAGTTTGTTTGGAGTCCTCAGTGTGCAATTGCTTTTCTTGCTGCCAAAGATCTTCTTTGTAATGCTCCAGTTCTCTCTGCCCCTAATTTTTCTCTTCCATTTAAGCTTCAAGTGGATGCAAGTGCTGTTGGAGCGGGTGCTGTCCTTCTGCAGGAGGATGGTGCGGGAGTAGAACATCCAGTTTGCTACTTCTCTAAGAAGTTCTCTAAGTGTCAACGAAACTACAGTACCATCGAGAAGGAAGCTCTCCCCCTG GAATATAACGTGGACATCAAGCACAAGAAAGGTTCGGAGAATGTGGTGGCGGATGCACTCTCTAGGGCCTGTGATGCTGATGGTGACTGA